The genomic interval AGCTACTAGCTACGTCGGTGTTACCCATTGGGCTAACCAAGGAAGCGATGGTGGACATGGAGATGGCCACGGgcataaatgaataaaataaattattaaattttttttatttaaataaatataaattttacgaattttttttattttgagaacctatttttattcataatacgCCGAACTCAAATTGGAGTTTACGCCTCGAAGTTTATGATACGAagaatcaattatttcgaaaaaaatataataatttcgaaattatatatctttaaaccgtatttgaaaattaaaaaaacttcgaTGTCAATAAAAGTTTTGAGGTTAATAAAAAGCTACAAGTGATTCgttatgtacattttttttctatgggAAAGCGAATTCCATCGACAAATATCGTATTTATATTATGATTATATCGATTCGCAGCGTTGTCAagttgtatttttatttttcatttgaatataaaaagttCTGTGTTTGACAGCTgttgtttttataatataaccTAACTTTTCGATTATCTTTCATTTGAACTGCAATGACAAGTATTTTAATGATGTGCAGTGTTACCAACTATCTTATTTGGAATCTTGGTGATTTGAAAAAACACTAAAAGTATcgcaatttaataataatgttttaagTACGAATCTGTTATtactagattttttttcaattcaaagttgataataaataagaaaaaatcgacgaatttcggtagtcaacattaacaaataagataagaaattaataagcaagaaaaatcgacgaatttcggtggttaacattaacaaataagataagaaattaataagcaagaaaaatcgacgaatttcgtcagtcaacattaacaaataagataagaaattaataagcaagaaaaaatcgacgaatttcgtcagtcaacattaacaaataagatgagaaattaataagcaagaaaaaatcgacgaatttcggtagttaacaataacaaataagataagaaattaataagcaaaaaaaaatcgacgaatttcggtggttaacattaacaaataagataagaaattaataagcaagaaaaatcgacgaatttcgtcagtcaacattaacaaataagataataaattaataagcaagaaaaaatcgacgaatttcggtggttaacattaacaaataagataagaaattaataagcaagaaaaaatcgacgaatttcggtggttaacattaacaaataagataagaaattaataagcaagaaaaatcgacgaatttcgtcagtcaacattaacaaataagataagaaattaataagcaaaaaaaaatcgacgaatttcggtagttaacaataacaaataagataagaaattaataagcaagaaaaaatcgacgaatttcgtcagtcaacattaacaaataagataagaaattaataagcaagaaaaatcgacgaatttcgtcagtcaacattaacaaataagataagaaattaataagcaagaaaaaatcgacgaatttcggtggttaacattaacaaataagataagaaattaataagcaagaaaaaatcgacgaatttcggtggttaacattaacaaataagataagaaattaataagcaagaaaaatcgacgaatttcgtcagtcaacattaacaaataagataagaaattaataagcaagaaaaaatcgacgaatttcggtggttaacattaacaaataagataagaaattaataagcaagaaaaatcgacgaatttcgtcagtcaacattaacaaataagataagaaattaataagcaaaaaaaatcgacgaatttcgtcagtcaacattaacaaataagataagaaattaataagcaagaaaaaatcgacgaatttcgtcagtcaacattaacaaataagataagaaattaataagcaagaaaaaatcgacgaatttcgtcagtcaacattaacaaataagataagaaattaataagcaagaaaaaatcgacgaatttcgtcagtcaacattaacaaataagataagaaattaataagcaagaaaaaatcgacgaatttcgtcagtcaacattaacaaataagataagaaattaataagcatgaaaaaatcgacgaatttcggtagttaacaataacaaataagataagaaattaataagcaagaaaaaatcgacgaatttcggtagttaacaataacaaataagataagaaattaataggcaagaaaaaatcgacgaatttcggtagttaacaataacaaataagataagaaattaataagcaagaaaaaatcgacgaatttcggtagttaacaataacaaataagataagaaattaataagcaagaaaaaatcgacgaatttcggtagttaacaataacaaataagataagaaattaataagcaagaaaaaatcgacgaatttcgtcagtcaacattaacaaataagataagaaattaataagcaagaaaaaatcgacgaatttcgtcagtcaacattaacaaataagataagaaattaataagcaagaaaaaatcgacgaatttcggtagttaacaataacaaataagataagaaattaataagcaagaaaaaatcgacgaatttcgtcagtcaacattaacaaataagataagaaattaataagcaagaaaaaatcgacgaatttcgtcagtcaacattaacaaataagataagaaattaataagcaagaaaaaatcgacgaatttcatcagtcaacattaacaaataagataagaaattaataagcaagaaaaatcgacgaatttcggtagttaacattaacaaataagataagaaattaataagcaagaaaaaatcgacgaatttcgtcagtcaacattaacaaataagataagaaattaataagcaagaaaaatcgacgaatttcatcagtcaacattaacaaataagataagaaattaataagcaagaaaaaatcgacgaatttcgtcagtcaacattaacaaataagataagaaattaataagcaagaaaaaatcgacgaatttcgtcagtcaacattaacaaataagataagaaattaataagcaagaaaaaatcgacgaatttcggtagttaacaataacaaataagataagaaattaataagcaagaaaaaatcgacgaatttcgtcagtcaacattaacaaataagataagaaattaataagcaagaaaaaatcgacgaatttcgtcagtcaacattaacaaataagataagaaattaataagcaagaaaaaatcgacgaatttcatcagtcaacattaacaaataagataagaaattaataagcaagaaaaatcgacgaatttcggtagttaacattaacaaataagataagaaattaataagcaagaaaaaatcgacgaatttcgtcagtcaacattaacaaataagataagaaattaataagcaagaaaaaatcgacgaatttcatcagtcaacattaacaaataagataagaaattaataagcaagaaaaatcgacgaatttcggtagttaacattaacaaataagataagaaattaataagcaagaaaaaatcgacgaatttcgtcagtcaacattaacaaataagataagaaattaataagcaagaaaaaatcgacgaatttcatcagtcaacattaacaaataagataagaaattaataagcaagaaaaatcgacgaatttcggtagtcaacattaacaaataagataagaaattaataagcaagaaaaaatcgacgaatttcgtcagtcaacattaacaaataagataagaaattaataagcaagaaaaaatcgacgaatttcatcagtcaacattaacaaataagataagaaattaataagcaagaaaaaatcgacgaatttcatcagtcaacattaacaaataagataagaaattaataagcaagaaaaaatcgacgaatttcatcagtcaacattaacaaataagataagaaattaataagcaagaaaaatcgacgaatttcggtggttaacattaacaaataagataagaaattaataagcaagaaaaatcgacgaatttcgtcagtcaacattaacaaataagataagaaattaataagcaagaaaaaatcgacgaatttcgtcagtcaacattaacaaataagataagaaattaataagcaagaaaaatcgacgaatttcggtagttaacaataacaaataagataagaaattaataagcaagaaaaaatcgacgaatttcggtggttaacattaacaaataagataagaaattaataagcaagaaaaatcgacgaatttcggtggttaacattaacaaataagataagaaattaataaaaaacgatGTACAAAATGTCATCGTTGATCAACGTTCACGTGAACCTCAACAAAATCGGAAATATGATTTAAACCTGAggttttcgaaattatttttttaaaaaaaggtgcACCCCTaatatatttccattattttcacgaaacttACGAAAAAAATCAAACCTATGTTTACTTAGAACACTATGGGAACTGATTTAAAGTATAATACACATTTTTCATCCTCATAACATTATCTAGGAGTTAATTCAGCGCTGTTTAAATACGAGGATGATCCTAAAAGTACTtgacacaaaaatttttcaacgtaatcccCTTTCAGTTCCACGCCATGTTTATTAACCAATTTTTCATATCTGGGAACGGAAAATAATCCAAGAGAgataaatctggcgaataagggtGCATAAAGCAACAAATCGAACTTGTGAGCAGGcgcattatcttgatgaatcACCACGTTTTTCTTAACCAAACGCGATTACTTTCgtttaatttcttctttaaaacGTTACCGTcgatagtttttccattttcaatgaTACTCAAaggaaaataccaaaaaaaaaaccgaCGATCGCAGCTGAAACGATCTTTACCTTATTTGGAaccgattctcccttttcacAAGTAAAGCCGAAACGTCGTAAAACTATGGTGgagtttttattacataaaattacGATTTATTCAAATCCACGATAAAATTCTCGTATAAAAACTGTCTTATATTAACAGGATCTCTGTGTATTTACTCCTAGACCGAGAACCAGAAGgttcagttatttttaaaagatgaTTGGACGTTCTTATCGACGCCCTTCTAAATTGTTCACCAATCAGATAACCTCTCGCAAAAGCGAGAAAATTATAACCGGATAAATGTTCCCAGCATCAcatgttttttatgaaacacATTCTACGTAAGCTATTAATGGtgaataagtaaaatttatggTTGTGCGTTACGAATTTCGAtgtaataacaaataataacgaaataatTTCCTAGTTTTGATAGAACCTTTCAATATTTTACGTATATTCGCGTCGAATTACGTTTCGATGGTTATAAGAGCCCTGGGAACCTTCATACACATTACCGAGAATATTTTTCTGGTTCTAAATAGTTACGTAATTGAATTTAATCTAAATATTATCCACCGAGACgtattatttcgattttttgatcctaacataaaaattttgtaagaaaatatcAGGAATTTATCAACCGAAACGAATTTCGACAATATGGTAGATGGTAATGGTAAAATTTATGGTATATAAACCTACGATTgtcgataaaattttataacaatttacaTAATGAATTCGGTGAGTATAGAATTCgaaatttcgtaaaattttccattaaaacgAAGAGTGTTATTTACAGATTATTATTATCAGTTTATTCGTATTCGGAGCAGCTCTAGCTAGCGGCGGTGGAGGTCATGGTCATGTAAGTACGAATCTTCAGGTATCTAGGGGATGTTTTAAGTTGTTTTTTTCCACCAGGACAACGCCCATTACAAATTCGAATACGGCGTCCACGATCCTCACACCCACGACCACAAATCCCAACACGAACATAGAGACGGACACCACGTCCACGGAGGTTACACTCTAAAAGAAGCTGACGGTACCCACAGAATCGTCAAATACAAATCGGGACCTCACAGTGGTTTTGAGGCTGTTGTAGAACGCGTAGGACACGCTCAACATCCTGCACATTACGGTAAACACGGACACGGAGGACATGGAGGACACGGAGGACATGGGGGAGCCACTAGCTACGTCGGTGTTACCCATTGGGCTAACCAAGGAAGCGATGGTGGACACGgacattaataaaaaacaattttataattttttcgtacaatatataaaaattttattataaaacttgtttttctttttcaattttttcccctTAAATACTAAACAAACACGGATTTTCAATGGTATATCGTGAAATTAAACGattactttctaataattagcgaaaaaatctgcttttaattaaagttaaaatcattttaatacattaaaaacGACACCCGTTCAAGGACTTACCAAATTGATAAATTGTacgtaaaaaaaaacagattccatcctatcaataattgaaattgagTTCGGACCGTGATTAATAGATGGCGCCACGCAACAATGACCTCCTCGATGCGCGAAACGTAGATATTAAGTACTGAGCGAAATATGGCGGCGAATTGTTGCTGTTACCATGTAGGGTTAGGAGTACCATCTCATATGGGAGCTAAGTTGAAAAACTATCCGcttgtagacggtaaattattattcaaaatttgaccaaaTCATGTCGGACGACGTATCATATAATCGTTAagttcagtcttccgtccgtcTTACTTGAATatgcaattttaaaaaagtattttcatcgAAAAACCCAAGCAAATTTCGTCTCACGCCGAGAAAAAGACGGGAGAAGAAATCAAATAGCGAAAAATTAGattgcaataaataaaaaataattcttgtgCGACAGCGGAACAGGAAGATTGAAAAATGACAAACATGTCTTTGCGGACAAGAAAATCAAGCAGAAAGGCaacttcaaataataataacaagtattttcatacataaaattcaatctatttgttaaaataaatagtagGGTTGAGTGGGAAtcttgttatataaaaaaaccagTTCTGCTTAGACGATTCtgttaaaacaaaaacagaTTCCATCCTATGAATAAGATTATTTTCCACCGGCTGAAGTGGTTGGGTTCGAACCGTGGTTAATAGATGGCGCCACGCAACAATGACCTTGTCAATGCGCGAAACGTACATATTAAGTACCGAACGAAATTTAGCGGAGAATTTTTGCTGTAACTATGTAGGGTTAGGAGTACCATCACATATGGGAGCTTAGTTTAAAAACTGTCCGCTTGTagattgtaaattatttattcaaatattattcagaaTGGCGTTCATGTTGGATGACATATCATATAATCGTTcagttcagtcttccgtccgaCTAATTTGAATAAGCAGTATTTTCATACTTAAAATTCAGtctatttcttaaaataaatagtaagggagagtgggaaccttgttatataaaaaaactggttCTGCTTAGACGATtctgtcgaaaaaaaaacagattccATCCTATCCATAAGATTATTTTGCAGCCGTTGAAGTGGTTTTTGTTCTGACTGTGGCAACAATGACCTCCTCACAGTGTTGCCAGGGCTAgtacaattgtacaattttagtacatttccttttttctaatacattttccctGCGTTCGCAAATacaaagttattttatattttcgtttaataaaataaactagaaattgtactagattgtaacaataattagaaaacagagccaagttgatttatatttagatcgtgagatttttgtactgcattgctaattttatcggtaaactttatataaatttttcatccttaaaataataattgacacagtctataacatttttgaaaaaaaaatttaatttaaacttatgtttatacacctttctataattttattaaattattaaatttgtttgaagttggtacaatctagtacattttctagttcaatttttacattcagcttttaaattgtggcaacactgtttttcaTACATAACTCCTGTCGGTCGATATATCATATGATCGCTAAGTTCAGTCTACCGTCCGTCTTATATGAACGATCTTCCTcaaatagaattaaatatacagtgttaaaaaattttaaatgaatagagtcgttaattaaatattggtatacaaaatctaaactattcacgtactacaaaataattttgtaaatataacgTAAAAAAGCTACTTTGGGATAACGATAAATGTTAATTGGTTATTGTAAATctaaaaactgtaaaaaaaaatcttcgCGATGGAAATAACCGGAAAATTAATATGAAAGTGCAGTACTAGAAAATGGCGGCTTCGGATGATCAACTGTTAAGAGATTGTTGTTGGTACTAAAAAATCGACTGGAAAAGAGAGAAAAATACTGATATTGGCTTGGAtataaactaaattgaaaaatttatgttgtttgaaagagATTTCGTCAACAatactaaatatataaattctaaacattttaaatatcaaCGTGTACACTAGAGGgcgttgttttatatattttagatattatcACAAACCAAAATACCTTCTCGACGGAAAGTTTTCACCTTAGCCTACCAATAATCAAACtatcctcataataatattattatttccacTAGATGGCGTTATCTAAATATAAAACGATGAGATTAAATATAAATCTAAAGTCGTTGTATCATTTTCTAAGCGAATTAGTTTCGATTTCAATCGCCTAtcgtattatttcaaattaatttttctcgtAGGTTAACGAGATTTTTTATACGGTCGCgcaaataaaaatctaagcaAGTCATGTCTGGAAGTTTAGGTGGTCAAATAAATTCACGTTCTATTCAcggattagtttgaaattttgacagaaactCAGAAAATGATGCGAAGAACAAACCCGAGGGGTGAATGCCACCCTTACTCGGGgggtggaaatttaaaatttcaaaataaaaccgggaatctatagagaatttaattttgtgaagaaaatgtggaatgaaGTTTTTcgtttaattcaataatttctgagttattcgcgattgaaaatttgaaaaaaaaaaacgtttttcacgaaaaactcgaaaactacgcattttttggaaaaaattattcttatcaaaattgaagcttataaaaaaacaaagggTTTAgtcaatttaaattaaattttttaattaatattcagCAAATTATGAGTCGctgaaagcaaattttttctttttcgtaaagtttgagctcaaataacggaaaaacgatcagtttttcatgaaaaattgcaataaacatttttaaagtactttttgagacctttaaaatgagtttttataaaaccgtctagcatgaaaattaagcgagttatgataaaaataagttaagtaactcgaattcgaaaaaaaaaatgtttaaatttgacgataaaattaaaattaatcgtagcccatttaaaattttctttgtttaagCCCTAACTACattttccaaaagtttcaaTCATTTAGAACAcgtatattgtgaaaaaaagttgtttaaagtgaattttttttcgatttaaaaaaaaacgttattttttcaaaatatctcaaaaactattggaccgacgaaaaaatgtttcaaaaccaaaatttaccttttattttactaaacattttgctttttttaaaacttaCGTAGCTttaaaattaaacgagatataagCGTTTAAAGTATTGATTTCAATGCTAAGTCTTTTTTGCCCTTTAACATCAAAATACTCCGAAGAAAAGGGCCTAAAAGGTTTGCAACTTTCACGGTTTTGTAGCTtatgaaattccctacaaaatgatgtatatatgaatgcaaaaattttaaatggaagccgagttattattaaaaaacggAATACATTTTCCTAGAgataaatctgaaaaattacgaaacaaaaagttaaattattgattcatacttttgaaaatcacgattttatatttaatttaatattgttaaataaatattttttattatcgtcaaaatatgaagtttttaaaaGGTTTAATATTTACATGGggtgaaaaattgtaaaactctaatttttgtgataaggggtagtttttaggggttgaattaaattaaaaactatgtATCAGGTtcgttatatttaaattatatatgtacatatatttttttacacaaaatagaaaataaaacgattttatttttaaaataaccgCTTCCATTCAgtaattactaaattttttccattttaaggGTGGTTTTTAGTGGTTGCGTTATTTAAAATATCGAAGCTCGGATTTTTTATactcgaagaaaaaaaattccccTATTacgatcaaaaataaaaaaaatatcgagttttttaaataatatttgtattaggggttgtttttaagggtacGCGAGccgtaaaatatcaaaataccaaagtcatgatacaaaacaatcaactTTTATCATATTTGAACATAATTATCACCCATTACCCCTTTAATTAAtcagtttttaattaattcgAGTAAGGGGTGATTTTtaccccttaaaaataaaaatcgtattTGCGACCACGGCGGGTTTGAAGGAGAGGTTAAGATGAactaaattccaaattttcaagaaaatcgatGGATGAAATTGCGAGGTTTTAGTCGATTTTAAACTCGAATTACCGTACTAATTAACTAAGGGTGTGTTTTGTAAAAGAAGTAGCCATTAtaactttttctattaaatatatttacgcAAGGAATTTGTCGAAAGAAAGAATAACACacataacgattttttttttttaactaatcgACCGTAAAGAAATAATCGGTATATAAACACCAACTCGACTACACTGAACATCAGTTCGGTACGAATCGAAGTATTTAACCATGAATTCAGTAAGCGTTTATAACAATAAtagttttccaataaatctactACGATATTTATTTTACAGGTTGTCTTTTTTGGTTTATTCGTATTAGAAGTAGCTCTAGCTAGCGGCGGTGGAGGTCATGGTCATGTAAGTACGAATCTCCAGGTATCTAGGGGATGTTTTAAGTTGTTTTTTTCCACCAGGACAACGCCCATTACAAATTCGAATACGGCGTCCACGATCCTCACACCCACGACCACAAATCCCAACACGAACATAGAGACGGACACCACGTCCACGGAGGTTACACTCTAAAAGAAGCTGACGGTACCCACAGAATCGTCAAATACAAATCGGGACCTCACAGTGGTTTTGAGGCTGTTGTAGAACGCGTAGGACACGCTCAACATCCTGCACATTACGGTAAACACGGACACGGAGGACATGGAGGACACGGAGGACATGGGGGAGCTACTAGCTACGTCGGTGTTACCCATTGGGCTAACCAAGGAAGCGATGGTGGACATGGAGATGGCCACGGgcataaatgaataaaataaattattaattttttttttttttaaataaatataaattttacgaattttttttattttgagaacctatttttattcataatacgCCGAACTCAAATTGGAGTTTACGCCTCGAAGTTTATGATACGAagaatcaattatttcgaaaaaaatatattaatttcgaaattatatatctttaaaccgtatttgaaaattaaaaaaacttcgaTGTCAATAAAAGTTTTGAGGTTAATAAAAGCTGCAAGTGATTCgttattgtacatttttttttctatgggAAAGCGAATTCCATCGACAAATATCGTATTTGTATTATGATTATATCGATTCGCAGCGTTGTCAagttgtatttttatttttcatttgaatataaaaagttCTGTGTTTGACAGCTgttgtttttataatataaccTAACTTTTCGGTTATCTTTCATTTGAACTGCAATGACAAGTATTTTAATGATGTGCAGTGTTACCAACTATCTTATTTGGAATCTTGGTGATTTGAAAAAACACTAAAAGTATcgcaatttaataataatgttttaagTACGAATCTGTTATtactagattttttttcaattcaaagttgataataaataagaaaaaatcgacgaatttcggtagttaacaataacaaataagataagaaattaataagcaagaaaaaatcgacgaatttcggtagttaacaataacaaataagataagaaattaataagcaagaaaaaatcgacgaatttcgtcagtcaacattaacaaataagataagaaattaataagcaagaaaaaatcgacgaatttcgtcagtcaacattaacaaataagataagaaattaataagcaagaaaaaatcgacaaatttcggtagttaacaataacaaataagataagaaattaataagcaagaaaaaatcgacgaatttcggtagttaacaataacaaataagataagaaattaataagcaagaaaaaatcgacgaatttcgtcagtcaacattaacaaataagataagaaattaataagcaagaaaaaatcgacgaatttcgtcagtcaacattaacaaataagataagaaattaataagcaagaaaaaatcgacgaatttcggtagttaacaataacaaataagataagaaattaataggcaagaaaaaatcgacgaatttcgtcagtcaacattaacaaataagataagaaattaataagcaagaaaaaatcgacgaatttcgtcagtcaacattaacaaataagataagaaattaataagcaagaaaaaatcgacgaatttcgtcagtcaacattaacaaataagataagaaattaataagcaagaaaaaatcgacgaatttcgtcagtcaacattaacaaataagataagaaat from Diorhabda sublineata isolate icDioSubl1.1 chromosome 8, icDioSubl1.1, whole genome shotgun sequence carries:
- the LOC130448308 gene encoding histidine-rich glycoprotein-like, giving the protein MNSVVFFGLFVLEVALASGGGGHGHDNAHYKFEYGVHDPHTHDHKSQHEHRDGHHVHGGYTLKEADGTHRIVKYKSGPHSGFEAVVERVGHAQHPAHYGKHGHGGHGGHGGHGGATSYVGVTHWANQGSDGGHGDGHGHTFFLIFAVFGYVIATHGYKFLQDNAHYKFEYGVHDPHTHDHKSQHEHRDGHHVHGGYTLKEADGTHRIVKYKSGPHSGFEAVVERVGHAQHPAHYGKHGHGGHGGHGGATSYVGVTHWANQGSDGGHSY
- the LOC130448508 gene encoding adult-specific cuticular protein ACP-20-like is translated as MHSLVVLALCVFGVALASGGGGHGHDNAHYKFEYGVHDPHTHDHKSQHEHRDGHHVTGGYTLKEADGTHRIVKYKSGPHSGFEAVVERVGHAQHPAHYGKHGHGGHGGHGGHGGATSYVGVTHWANQGSDGNEECYLQIIIISLFVFGAALASGGGGHGHDNAHYKFEYGVHDPHTHDHKSQHEHRDGHHVHGGYTLKEADGTHRIVKYKSGPHSGFEAVVERVGHAQHPAHYGKHGHGGHGGHGGHGGATSYVGVTHWANQGSDGGHGH